From a single Parambassis ranga chromosome 2, fParRan2.1, whole genome shotgun sequence genomic region:
- the LOC114432010 gene encoding high affinity cGMP-specific 3',5'-cyclic phosphodiesterase 9A-like isoform X1, which yields MSVSRGLISLCGAGQEPRGMTAKIIYFTVNGKLERAEFEADCSAADVKELFRAAAEAGPHHILKMYSTSGRVVNISPRLEANSADSYYRLEVVASDVHSIVMPLELDKMDDRLHHLESEVIERTPDIICELKSQVESFKRKLESVEHLSWMGLFKDDGEQQQQHCRFSTKPNRPQLSVQEERQRVRMKFLNMSSLQVTEEVREHLKTPIFDNWQWEEAEMLVLLQVMYTDLDFLTAFHIELEVLQNFLFEVYCHYNNIPFHNFQHCFCVTQMMYGLIWLTDLRSKLGRIDLLIMLTSALCHDLDHPGYNNVYQINAQTDLALRYNDISPLENHHCAVAFGILAKPECNILKNLTSEQYKHIRGGMIKCILATDMARHNEILSKFKVIQPVFNFTNRDHKEVLMKIMVKVSDISNEARPMAVAEPWLDCLLQEFFNQSDTEKLKGLPVTPFMDRDKVSKPSSQTNFIQFVLLPLFTELTKLFPCLEQHILEPVRRALEYYSDMERASKEEQSTTKA from the exons ATGTCAGTGTCAAGAGGTCTCATTTCCCTTTGTGGAGCGGGTCAGGAGCCACGTGGGATGACCGCAAAAATCATCTATTTCACGGTGAACGGGAAGCTGGAGCGGGCCGAGTTTGAGGctgactgctctgctgcagatgtGAAAG AGCTGTTCCGGGCGGCGGCGGAGGCGGGGCCACATCACATCCTGAAGATGTACAGCACGAGCGGCAGGGTGGTGAACATCTCCCCCCGGCTGGAGGCCAACAGCGCCGACTCGTACTACCGGCTGGAGGTGGTGGCGTCAGACGTGCACA GCATTGTGATGCCTCTGGAGCTGGACAAGATGGACGACAG GCTGCACCACCTGGAGAGCGAAGTCATCGAGAGGACGCCGGATATCATCTGTGAGCTGAAGAGCCAGGTGGAGTCTTTCAAGAGGAAGCTGGAG AGCGTGGAGCACCTGAGCTGGATGGGTCTGTTCAAGGACGAcggcgagcagcagcagcagcactgcaggtTCTCCACCAAACCCAACAGGCCTCAGCTGAGCGTGCAGGAGGAGCGCCAGCGAGTCCGCATGAAGTTCCTCAACATGAG cTCGCTGCAGGTGACGGAGGAAGTGAGGGAGCACCTGAAGACTCCCATTTTTGATAACTG GCAGTGGGAGGAGGCGGAgatgctggtgctgctgcaggtgatgTACACCGACCTGGACTTCCTGACGGCGTTCCACATCGAGCTGGAGGTCCTGCAGAACTTCCTGTTTGAGGTGTACTGCCACTACAACAACATCCCCTTCCACAACTTCCAGCACTGCTTCTGCGTCACTCAGATG ATGTACGGCCTGATCTGGCTCACCGACCTCAGGAGCAAGCTGGGACGGATTGACCTGTTGATCATGTTGACCTCGGCGCTGTGCCACGACCTGGACCACCCCGGATACAACAACGTCTACCAG ATCAACGCTCAGACCGACCTGGCTCTTCGATACAACGACATCTCCCCGCTGGAGAACCACCACTGCGCCGTGGCCTTCGGCATCCTGGCCAAG CCAGAGTGCAACATCCTGAAGAACCTGACCAGCGAGCAGTACAAACACATCCGAGGAGGAATGATCAA GTGCATTCTGGCCACCGACATGGCGAGACACAATGAAATCCTCAGCAAGTTCAAAGTCATCCAGCCGGTGTTCAACTTCACCAACAGGGACCACAAGGAAGTG CTGATGAAGATCATGGTGAAGGTCAGCGACATCTCCAACGAGGCAAGGCCCATGGCGGTCGCAGAGCCCTGGCTGGACTGTTTGCTGCAGGAGTTCTTCAACCAG AGTGACACAGAGAAGCTCAAAGGGCTCCCAGTGACTCCGTTCATGGACCGAGACAAAGTGTCCAAACCGTCCTCTCAGACCAACTTCATCCAGTTTGTCCTGCTGCCGCTCTTCACCGAGCTCACCAAGCTGTTCCCCTGCCTGGAG CAACACATTCTGGAGCCGGTTCGCAGAGCCCTGGAGTATTACTCCGACATGGAGAGAGCCagcaaggaggagcagagcaCCACCAaggcctga
- the LOC114432010 gene encoding high affinity cGMP-specific 3',5'-cyclic phosphodiesterase 9A-like isoform X2: protein MYSTSGRVVNISPRLEANSADSYYRLEVVASDVHSIVMPLELDKMDDRLHHLESEVIERTPDIICELKSQVESFKRKLESVEHLSWMGLFKDDGEQQQQHCRFSTKPNRPQLSVQEERQRVRMKFLNMSSLQVTEEVREHLKTPIFDNWQWEEAEMLVLLQVMYTDLDFLTAFHIELEVLQNFLFEVYCHYNNIPFHNFQHCFCVTQMMYGLIWLTDLRSKLGRIDLLIMLTSALCHDLDHPGYNNVYQINAQTDLALRYNDISPLENHHCAVAFGILAKPECNILKNLTSEQYKHIRGGMIKCILATDMARHNEILSKFKVIQPVFNFTNRDHKEVLMKIMVKVSDISNEARPMAVAEPWLDCLLQEFFNQSDTEKLKGLPVTPFMDRDKVSKPSSQTNFIQFVLLPLFTELTKLFPCLEQHILEPVRRALEYYSDMERASKEEQSTTKA from the exons ATGTACAGCACGAGCGGCAGGGTGGTGAACATCTCCCCCCGGCTGGAGGCCAACAGCGCCGACTCGTACTACCGGCTGGAGGTGGTGGCGTCAGACGTGCACA GCATTGTGATGCCTCTGGAGCTGGACAAGATGGACGACAG GCTGCACCACCTGGAGAGCGAAGTCATCGAGAGGACGCCGGATATCATCTGTGAGCTGAAGAGCCAGGTGGAGTCTTTCAAGAGGAAGCTGGAG AGCGTGGAGCACCTGAGCTGGATGGGTCTGTTCAAGGACGAcggcgagcagcagcagcagcactgcaggtTCTCCACCAAACCCAACAGGCCTCAGCTGAGCGTGCAGGAGGAGCGCCAGCGAGTCCGCATGAAGTTCCTCAACATGAG cTCGCTGCAGGTGACGGAGGAAGTGAGGGAGCACCTGAAGACTCCCATTTTTGATAACTG GCAGTGGGAGGAGGCGGAgatgctggtgctgctgcaggtgatgTACACCGACCTGGACTTCCTGACGGCGTTCCACATCGAGCTGGAGGTCCTGCAGAACTTCCTGTTTGAGGTGTACTGCCACTACAACAACATCCCCTTCCACAACTTCCAGCACTGCTTCTGCGTCACTCAGATG ATGTACGGCCTGATCTGGCTCACCGACCTCAGGAGCAAGCTGGGACGGATTGACCTGTTGATCATGTTGACCTCGGCGCTGTGCCACGACCTGGACCACCCCGGATACAACAACGTCTACCAG ATCAACGCTCAGACCGACCTGGCTCTTCGATACAACGACATCTCCCCGCTGGAGAACCACCACTGCGCCGTGGCCTTCGGCATCCTGGCCAAG CCAGAGTGCAACATCCTGAAGAACCTGACCAGCGAGCAGTACAAACACATCCGAGGAGGAATGATCAA GTGCATTCTGGCCACCGACATGGCGAGACACAATGAAATCCTCAGCAAGTTCAAAGTCATCCAGCCGGTGTTCAACTTCACCAACAGGGACCACAAGGAAGTG CTGATGAAGATCATGGTGAAGGTCAGCGACATCTCCAACGAGGCAAGGCCCATGGCGGTCGCAGAGCCCTGGCTGGACTGTTTGCTGCAGGAGTTCTTCAACCAG AGTGACACAGAGAAGCTCAAAGGGCTCCCAGTGACTCCGTTCATGGACCGAGACAAAGTGTCCAAACCGTCCTCTCAGACCAACTTCATCCAGTTTGTCCTGCTGCCGCTCTTCACCGAGCTCACCAAGCTGTTCCCCTGCCTGGAG CAACACATTCTGGAGCCGGTTCGCAGAGCCCTGGAGTATTACTCCGACATGGAGAGAGCCagcaaggaggagcagagcaCCACCAaggcctga